The region CAAAATCCACATTGGCCATAACGCTATAGGCCATGGCGCGCAGCCAGTCAGTATACCACAGGCGGTCATAGGGCGATTCTTCCTCGCCGATGCGGGGTTCTCCCTTGATTTCCTGCGGTGGGTTAAACAGGGGCACGCTTTTGCCGCCAAAAACAACGGTGCGCCGCGTCTGATCCTTGAAGCGTGGGTCAAAGCCCCACCAGTCCACAAAGGCGTTGATGGCGTCCGCAGCAAGGCTCACCTGCTTCCACACGAGGCGCTCGCGGGCCATATTGCTGAATGCCGAAGAACGGCGCAGCTCAGCCTCCAGATTTTCGCGCAGCTTGCAGCGCGCTGCGGCCTGCACAAGCTCATGGCAGAACTGGTCAAGTTCCTTGGCTGGCAGGCCAAGCTGGCCTCTCACTTCCACATCGTTGCAGAGGTCACGCAGCCGCCCTGTCCAGTGGTCCATGACCATTCCGGCAAAGACCTGGGCGCTGTCCTTTGCTTCCGCATCGGCGGCGTCTGCCGCTGGCGCGGACACGGGAGCGTCGTCGCCAAAGATGTCGCCCAAAATGTCGTTGGCGGAAACACGCGCACCCACAACCTGAGCTGGCGCGGCGGCCTGGCCTTCATCCGGGCTTTGGCGGGCGTTGAGGCAGATTTCGTAGAGGTCAAAGTCGCGTACCTGAAGGCGGCGCAAAAACTCGCCAAAGAGCTGCCTTTCCGCAACCTTGGCCATCTGCGAGACCAGCAGGCGCGAGAGCTGCTCCTTTTGTCTGCGCAGTTCTTCCCTGTCGTCCGTGCGGTAGAAGGGCGCAAGCCCGGTGCGCAGGCGTTCGCATTTTTCGGCAAGGCTGCCGCTGATCTGCTGCCGCTTGAGTTCGGGGTTGCACAGGGGCCGCAGGCTCTGGCGCAGCAGGCCCACGCCGCCGTCGTTGAGCGTCATGGCTGCCTGCCAGGCCCGTTCCGGGTCAGCCACATGCTTCTGCACCAGTGGCGATTGCATGAAGGACTGGCGCACTTCTTCCACAAAGGCCTGCTGTTCCTGCCGGATGCCGGTTTCGCGCCTGTCGGCGTAATCGAAAATGGCTTCGCACAAAAAGTTGGGATTGCGCAGCAAAAAGACATTGTTGAAGGGGTGCGTGCCGTCCCAGTTTTGCGGCCAGTCGTGTACCTGACCAAAAAAGTTCACCAGCGAAGATTCCAGCCGGGTTGTCCAGCGGGTTTCCACAGAGGGCGATCCGGCCTTTTTTTCAAACTCCATGTCCATCTTGGTGAGCACAAAAAAGAGCGCTGGCGCTTTGCTGGCGCGCATTTCAGGCGTTTCGCCGTGGGTGGAGCATATCCATTCATACACGGCCTGCGGCAGATCCTGCACTTCCTGGGTGCTGGGTCCGATGCAGAGCAGCATGCTGGTGAGCTCTTTTTCCTCGCGGTAGCGCTCAAAAAGATAGGCCACCTTGCCGCGCAAAAAGAGTTCCTTGAGCATGTCCTTGCGACTGTCCAGCGCGGTGCGCAGATCGCTGAATTTGTAGCGCGCGCGGTAGCCGGGAAAGTCCAGCAGGTCGGTGTGGTCAAAGAAATCATCGGGCTTTTCACGCATGTAAATGGTGATTTCTGCCGTGAGGGCCGTCACCAGCGCGCGCGGCAGGTCAGCCTTGCGGCCCTCCGCGCCCACAAGGGTCAGCATGTCTGTGGGCGGCTCGTTAAGGCCCTGCAACCGCGCCACGTCAATAATGCTGTTGCTGCGGGGGATGAGCGCGTCAATGGCGCAGCATGCTTCGGCAGCGTTGCCAAGCTGACGCAGGGCCGCGCCAAGCTGAATATACACTGCCTGAAATTCCGGCACGCTGTCCCAGATCAGGCCCACAAGGCGGGCACGGTCTTCCAGCTCCAGACGGGGGGCCAGTTCCATGGCCCGCACCCAGTAGCCGTTCTGGAGCATCTGCACTCTGGGGCGCGAAATGAAGTTTTTGTTCACATAATCGCGCAGCTCTTCCACATCGTCCACGCTCATGCCGCCGGGTACGGGCGCAGACTGGGCGCGGCCCTGGAGGCTCTCCAGCTCCTTGGCGAGGGCCTCGGCATTGGGGGCGTCCTTGTGGTCGCAGTCCGCATAGTACGTATTGGCGAGCACGCGGGCCACGTCAGTTTCTGAAAGCAGACGCAGGCGGATGGGGTAGGCCTCGGTAACACCCTCGGGCGGCGTAGTGGTAAAGCGCGTAACCAGCCCCGTGGATTCCTTGCCGCCCTCGGGGTTGATATCCTTGATGAAATTGAAGGTCTGACCGCAAAAATCGGCCAGAAGCACCTTGTCCGCATCGCTGGCAAGAGCCGAAATAAGG is a window of Desulfovibrio desulfuricans DNA encoding:
- a CDS encoding virulence factor SrfC family protein; the protein is MDLARHCRELAETSRSAGAWLQDNAELVGNERAALQKDLRHAARFFGKCEQAARRKMCVGVFGPSQSGKSYLISALASDADKVLLADFCGQTFNFIKDINPEGGKESTGLVTRFTTTPPEGVTEAYPIRLRLLSETDVARVLANTYYADCDHKDAPNAEALAKELESLQGRAQSAPVPGGMSVDDVEELRDYVNKNFISRPRVQMLQNGYWVRAMELAPRLELEDRARLVGLIWDSVPEFQAVYIQLGAALRQLGNAAEACCAIDALIPRSNSIIDVARLQGLNEPPTDMLTLVGAEGRKADLPRALVTALTAEITIYMREKPDDFFDHTDLLDFPGYRARYKFSDLRTALDSRKDMLKELFLRGKVAYLFERYREEKELTSMLLCIGPSTQEVQDLPQAVYEWICSTHGETPEMRASKAPALFFVLTKMDMEFEKKAGSPSVETRWTTRLESSLVNFFGQVHDWPQNWDGTHPFNNVFLLRNPNFLCEAIFDYADRRETGIRQEQQAFVEEVRQSFMQSPLVQKHVADPERAWQAAMTLNDGGVGLLRQSLRPLCNPELKRQQISGSLAEKCERLRTGLAPFYRTDDREELRRQKEQLSRLLVSQMAKVAERQLFGEFLRRLQVRDFDLYEICLNARQSPDEGQAAAPAQVVGARVSANDILGDIFGDDAPVSAPAADAADAEAKDSAQVFAGMVMDHWTGRLRDLCNDVEVRGQLGLPAKELDQFCHELVQAAARCKLRENLEAELRRSSAFSNMARERLVWKQVSLAADAINAFVDWWGFDPRFKDQTRRTVVFGGKSVPLFNPPQEIKGEPRIGEEESPYDRLWYTDWLRAMAYSVMANVDFDGQQSVNPEQNNRLRELLQAFKG